One Tunturibacter gelidoferens genomic region harbors:
- a CDS encoding type II CAAX prenyl endopeptidase Rce1 family protein gives MSASAASALDFSGPERLGAAGWKRRTLLDLAVGYGLILIVIWTPAPLRTVLYFVTLGWIGYATWSSFSGWDAMGVRVAGFFRSLWVVGIALCLAAGAVIFAMREQTLHGPHSAVRLIQGFWGYTVWSFFQQFLLNDFVMRRLLKLTNDRRIAVAGAAGLFALAHLPNPVLTVMTLVWGLAACLIFLRYRNLFTLGMAHAVLGICVAVTLPASVQHNMRVGLGYLRYRPHGQHHLNQMDHKVSTMVWVMAEAPTRRS, from the coding sequence ATGAGTGCGAGTGCTGCCAGCGCGTTGGACTTCTCGGGGCCAGAACGGCTGGGGGCTGCGGGGTGGAAGAGACGGACGCTGCTTGATCTGGCGGTGGGGTATGGGCTGATCCTGATTGTGATCTGGACTCCTGCGCCACTGCGGACTGTCCTTTACTTCGTTACGCTTGGTTGGATTGGGTACGCGACGTGGAGCTCTTTTAGCGGTTGGGACGCGATGGGAGTGAGGGTCGCGGGGTTTTTCCGTTCCCTCTGGGTTGTGGGGATTGCTCTTTGTCTGGCGGCGGGAGCGGTGATCTTTGCGATGCGAGAGCAGACGCTGCATGGGCCGCATAGCGCGGTGCGGCTGATCCAAGGGTTCTGGGGATATACGGTTTGGTCCTTCTTTCAACAGTTTTTGTTGAATGATTTTGTGATGAGACGGTTGTTGAAGCTGACGAATGACCGGCGGATTGCGGTTGCGGGGGCGGCTGGACTTTTTGCATTAGCGCACCTGCCGAATCCAGTTCTGACGGTGATGACGCTGGTGTGGGGACTGGCGGCTTGTCTGATCTTTCTGCGGTATCGGAACCTGTTTACGCTGGGGATGGCGCATGCGGTTCTCGGGATCTGTGTTGCGGTTACTCTGCCGGCGTCGGTGCAGCACAATATGCGGGTCGGGCTTGGTTACCTGAGGTATCGGCCGCATGGGCAGCATCACCTGAACCAGATGGACCACAAGGTGTCGACCATGGTGTGGGTGATGGCTGAGGCGCCGACACGGCGATCCTGA
- a CDS encoding ABC transporter ATP-binding protein, with translation MATETMIQIEDLKKIFYTDEIETHALSGVHLNINRGEYVAMSGPSGCGKSTLLSIIGLLDTPTGGRYTLNGKEVANLNFADRSRIRNQEIGFIFQSFNLIGDLTVAENVELPLTYRAGMPATERKKRVQESLERVNMAHRMRHYPAQLSGGQQQRVAVARALAGSPSILLADEPTGNLDSKNGEAVMKLLQELHAEGATICMVTHDPRFAAHAERQVHLFDGKVVAEGELNRLLAEVEG, from the coding sequence ATGGCGACGGAGACGATGATTCAGATTGAGGACTTGAAGAAGATCTTTTATACGGACGAGATTGAGACGCATGCGCTGTCGGGCGTTCATCTGAACATTAATCGCGGGGAGTATGTGGCGATGTCCGGGCCGTCGGGGTGTGGGAAATCCACGCTGCTGTCGATCATCGGGTTGCTGGATACGCCTACGGGCGGACGGTACACGCTGAACGGCAAGGAAGTCGCAAATCTGAACTTCGCGGATCGCTCGCGGATTCGGAACCAGGAGATTGGGTTTATCTTCCAGAGCTTTAATTTGATTGGCGATCTGACGGTTGCTGAGAATGTGGAGCTGCCGTTGACCTATCGAGCTGGAATGCCGGCGACGGAGCGGAAGAAGAGAGTGCAGGAGTCGCTGGAGCGCGTGAATATGGCTCACCGGATGCGGCACTATCCTGCGCAGCTCTCGGGCGGTCAGCAGCAGAGGGTAGCGGTGGCGAGAGCGCTTGCAGGGTCGCCATCGATTCTGCTGGCTGATGAGCCGACGGGAAATCTGGACTCGAAGAATGGTGAGGCTGTGATGAAGCTGCTGCAGGAGCTGCATGCAGAGGGCGCGACGATCTGTATGGTGACGCACGATCCGCGGTTTGCGGCACATGCGGAGCGGCAGGTGCATCTGTTTGACGGCAAGGTGGTGGCTGAAGGTGAGCTGAATCGGCTGTTAGCGGAGGTAGAGGGATGA
- a CDS encoding CPBP family intramembrane glutamic endopeptidase — protein sequence MFTPVNVFAAILTLIPYLSFAFCSDTTRQRIQALPAPLRLLLPSALSLPYLLITLAASSFHWYWFCLYTLLPIAIALLLQQARQLDPGQTGNWRDYLVLLTLGLAVDLRWFEPAWPPHLAVFNKIILLNAGIYGFLFIRELNGVGFNLRLNLRDLRIGLREWALYTPIVIALGLSLSFLHFHPHWPRLSQLAGAYLFTFLFIAVPEELFFRGWLQNLLERRIGRTQALLLTSALFGLSHFNKRALHFNWRYVLLAAIAGIFYGRAWRQDRRVGASAITHTMVDTLWSIWFR from the coding sequence ATGTTCACGCCCGTCAACGTATTCGCTGCCATCCTCACCCTCATCCCTTACCTGTCCTTCGCCTTCTGTAGCGACACGACTCGCCAACGAATTCAAGCTCTCCCCGCACCACTCAGGCTACTTCTTCCCTCGGCGCTAAGCCTTCCCTACCTCCTCATCACCCTCGCCGCCTCCAGCTTTCATTGGTACTGGTTCTGCCTCTACACTCTCCTCCCCATCGCCATCGCACTCCTCCTCCAACAAGCCCGACAGCTTGATCCTGGCCAGACCGGCAACTGGCGAGACTATCTCGTCCTTCTCACCCTCGGCCTTGCCGTCGACCTGCGCTGGTTCGAGCCCGCGTGGCCACCGCACCTGGCCGTCTTCAACAAGATCATTCTGCTCAACGCCGGAATCTATGGCTTCCTGTTTATCCGAGAGTTAAACGGAGTCGGCTTCAATCTCCGTCTCAACCTGCGCGACCTTCGCATCGGCCTGCGCGAATGGGCCTTGTACACGCCTATAGTCATCGCTCTCGGCCTCAGCCTCAGCTTTCTCCACTTCCACCCGCACTGGCCGCGCCTCTCGCAACTCGCCGGAGCCTACCTCTTCACCTTCCTCTTCATCGCTGTCCCCGAAGAACTCTTCTTCCGCGGCTGGCTGCAAAACCTCCTCGAACGGCGCATAGGCCGCACTCAGGCATTGCTTCTAACCAGCGCCCTCTTCGGTCTCTCCCACTTCAACAAGCGCGCCCTTCACTTCAACTGGCGCTATGTTCTGCTAGCCGCCATCGCCGGCATCTTCTACGGCAGAGCCTGGCGTCAGGATCGCCGTGTCGGCGCCTCAGCCATCACCCACACCATGGTCGACACCTTGTGGTCCATCTGGTTCAGGTGA
- a CDS encoding ABC transporter ATP-binding protein, which translates to MIELKQLERSYKTGHTETWVLRRINLTIREGEFVTVMGPSGAGKSSLLNVLAMLDDQWRGEFYFAGDAVHAMNRKQRAELARRRIGMVFQSYHLLDDLTVAENIDLPLSYKDIPKPERQALVADTLDRFNIVGKKDLFPNQLSGGQQQLVGIARAVIHKPDLLLADEPTGNLHSEQAKEIMQLFRRLNEEGTTVVQVTHSETNAEYGTRTIELRDGWLSRDTAGLAATEGAGVRA; encoded by the coding sequence ATGATTGAGTTGAAACAGCTGGAGCGGAGTTATAAGACGGGCCACACGGAGACATGGGTGCTGCGACGAATCAATCTCACGATCCGTGAAGGTGAATTCGTAACCGTAATGGGTCCGTCTGGAGCGGGGAAGTCTTCGCTGTTAAACGTGCTGGCGATGCTGGACGATCAATGGAGGGGAGAGTTTTACTTTGCAGGCGATGCCGTCCATGCGATGAATCGCAAACAGAGGGCTGAACTAGCGCGGCGAAGGATTGGGATGGTGTTTCAGAGCTATCACCTCCTTGACGATCTGACGGTGGCGGAGAATATCGATCTTCCCTTGTCGTACAAAGACATTCCAAAGCCGGAACGGCAGGCTCTCGTTGCCGATACGTTGGATCGCTTCAACATTGTCGGCAAGAAGGACCTTTTCCCGAACCAGCTCTCTGGTGGGCAACAGCAGTTGGTTGGAATTGCACGGGCCGTCATCCACAAACCGGATCTACTACTGGCCGATGAGCCGACGGGGAACCTGCACTCGGAGCAGGCGAAGGAGATTATGCAGCTGTTTCGCAGGTTGAATGAAGAGGGTACGACGGTGGTGCAGGTGACGCATTCGGAGACGAACGCAGAGTATGGCACGCGTACGATTGAACTGCGGGACGGATGGCTATCTCGGGATACGGCGGGTCTTGCAGCGACTGAAGGAGCGGGGGTGCGGGCGTGA
- a CDS encoding efflux RND transporter periplasmic adaptor subunit: MDISRPDIKQKKMRRQWIAGGCAVVVLAVIAFFVTRLKPAAPEVDRATVWTDAVKRGPLLRQVRGPGSLVPREDKIRLIPSETEATVVRIRVLPGAKVEPDTILMDLVDPQLQQELLDAQLQMKGAEADYINTRAKVQSDLMDQKAAAATVGADHNQAQLQAQTDKSLFDLGVISGLTYSASKGKADELTTRNDLEKQRLTLNEKAIETQLAVQQTKVDQAKALLGLKQKQLDALSVRAGISGVLVELPHQVGEHVAPGTTLAKVVQPDQLKASLKIAETQARDIQIGQPAEIDTHNGVINGKVMRIDPAVLNGTVTVDVELAGALPQGARPDLSVDGTIDLDRMTDVLYVGRPAFGNENSTISLFKAASDGKTAVRVPVKVGRASVNSIQVLEGLQEGDTVILSDMSRWDNTDRIRLN; this comes from the coding sequence ATGGATATCTCCAGACCAGATATAAAGCAAAAGAAGATGCGTCGGCAATGGATCGCAGGTGGCTGCGCTGTGGTGGTGCTTGCGGTGATTGCGTTTTTCGTGACCCGGTTAAAGCCTGCAGCGCCTGAAGTCGATCGGGCTACCGTGTGGACGGACGCAGTGAAGCGGGGGCCGCTGCTGCGGCAGGTGCGTGGACCGGGTTCGCTGGTTCCGCGGGAAGACAAGATTCGGCTGATTCCTTCTGAGACTGAGGCGACGGTTGTGCGGATTCGTGTGCTGCCGGGTGCGAAGGTTGAGCCGGACACTATTTTGATGGACCTTGTTGATCCGCAGCTGCAGCAGGAGTTGCTGGATGCGCAGCTGCAGATGAAGGGCGCAGAGGCGGACTACATCAATACGCGCGCGAAGGTGCAGAGCGATCTGATGGATCAGAAGGCTGCGGCGGCTACGGTAGGGGCGGATCATAATCAGGCTCAGTTGCAGGCGCAGACGGATAAGTCGTTGTTTGATCTGGGCGTGATCAGTGGGTTGACCTATAGCGCTTCGAAGGGCAAGGCCGATGAGTTGACGACGCGGAACGATCTGGAGAAGCAGCGGCTTACGCTGAACGAGAAAGCGATCGAGACACAGCTTGCAGTGCAGCAGACCAAGGTGGATCAGGCGAAGGCGCTGCTTGGGTTGAAGCAGAAGCAGCTGGATGCGTTGAGCGTGCGGGCAGGGATCAGCGGAGTGCTGGTTGAGTTGCCGCACCAGGTGGGAGAGCATGTGGCTCCAGGAACGACGCTGGCAAAAGTGGTACAGCCGGACCAGTTGAAGGCGAGTTTGAAGATTGCAGAGACGCAGGCGCGTGATATTCAGATTGGACAGCCAGCGGAGATTGATACACATAACGGCGTGATCAACGGTAAGGTGATGCGAATTGATCCGGCGGTATTGAACGGAACGGTGACGGTTGACGTAGAACTCGCTGGAGCTCTGCCGCAGGGTGCTCGGCCGGACTTGAGTGTTGACGGAACGATCGATCTGGATCGGATGACGGATGTGCTGTATGTGGGCCGTCCGGCGTTCGGGAATGAGAACAGTACGATCAGCCTGTTCAAGGCTGCGTCTGACGGCAAGACGGCGGTGAGAGTTCCGGTGAAGGTCGGACGGGCTTCGGTAAATAGTATCCAGGTGCTGGAAGGATTGCAGGAAGGCGATACGGTGATTCTGTCGGACATGAGCCGGTGGGATAACACGGATCGGATTCGCTTGAATTAG
- a CDS encoding ABC transporter permease, giving the protein MDGLIQDVKYALRQLRKAPGFTLTAVLTLALGIGANAAIFTLVHAVLLQNLPVSDPKTLIRLGDKDDCCVMGGRPEDEDYSLFSYDLYKHLRDSSPEFEQLAAMQAGVNPGTLTARRGSSNSLSKASSGEFVSGNYFQTFGLQPFAGRLLVPSDDAAGAPMAAVLSYRAWQRDYAMDPSVVGSTFQLNTHPVTVVGIAPPSFYGDRMTDTPPDFFLPVTMEPILDPGALLNRPESNWLYVLGRVKPGTQIGPLQEKMSGLLRDWLVPIKSYQSAEGKKALPKTHLILTPGGVGIANMQTQYRSGLLLLMGISALVLLIACANIANLILVRGMARRAETSIRMALGAARKRIIRQMLTESVLLACLGGIAGLAVAYAGTRMLLTLAFPDSPGLPIHASPSLPVLGFAFGLSLLTGLIFGIAPAWITSHSESAESLRGANRSTRDSASLLQRSLVVTQAALSLVLLVGAGLLTRSLNKLEHQDFGLQTENRVVIHISPDNAGYKPDQLQALYGEMLERFRALPGVERVGLSLYTPLEGNNWGEGVTIQGQPEPGPKDHIGASWDRVTPDFFHLIGQQVLRGRGITDQDTDTSPMVAVVNEAFVKRFFSKGEDPIGAHFGLDGVKSAGEIEIVGVVSDVKYVEPREAVRPMYFRPFLQHAPLSDNVDVRSLFAGAIMLQMRGPSEGLEAQVRRTLANINPNLTVINYNTFGGQIEGQFSQEKLIARLTLMFGLLALVLASVGLYGVTAYTVARRTPEIGIRMALGAGRGSVVSMVLREAMLQAGVGLAIGLPVALLCVRFLKAQLYGTGGQDPIVLAGAVVVLIVSACVAGLIPARRAASTDPVKALRTE; this is encoded by the coding sequence ATGGACGGGTTGATACAGGATGTGAAGTATGCGCTGCGACAGTTGCGGAAGGCGCCGGGATTTACCCTAACGGCTGTCCTGACGCTTGCGCTTGGCATTGGCGCGAATGCGGCGATCTTCACGCTGGTGCATGCGGTGCTGCTGCAGAACCTGCCTGTGAGCGATCCGAAGACGCTGATACGTCTAGGCGATAAAGATGATTGCTGCGTGATGGGGGGACGGCCCGAAGATGAGGACTACTCCCTGTTTTCTTATGATTTGTATAAGCATCTGCGCGATAGCAGTCCTGAGTTTGAGCAGCTGGCGGCGATGCAGGCGGGTGTCAACCCAGGAACGCTGACGGCACGGCGTGGATCAAGCAACAGTCTGTCTAAGGCCTCATCCGGGGAGTTTGTCTCCGGGAATTACTTTCAAACTTTTGGTTTGCAGCCGTTCGCAGGACGACTTCTGGTGCCGTCTGATGACGCGGCGGGAGCTCCGATGGCTGCGGTGTTGAGCTACAGGGCGTGGCAGCGCGATTACGCCATGGACCCCTCTGTGGTGGGCAGCACGTTCCAATTGAATACACATCCGGTGACGGTGGTGGGAATCGCACCGCCTTCTTTTTATGGGGACCGGATGACCGATACGCCGCCGGATTTCTTCCTTCCGGTGACGATGGAGCCGATTCTCGATCCTGGTGCGTTGCTGAATCGTCCGGAGTCGAACTGGCTTTATGTGCTTGGCCGCGTGAAGCCGGGCACGCAGATTGGTCCGTTGCAAGAGAAGATGAGCGGTTTGTTGCGGGACTGGCTGGTCCCGATCAAGTCATATCAGAGCGCGGAGGGAAAGAAGGCGCTGCCAAAGACTCACTTGATTTTGACGCCAGGTGGCGTTGGGATTGCGAATATGCAGACCCAATACAGAAGCGGACTGCTGCTGCTGATGGGGATCTCCGCGCTGGTGCTGCTGATTGCATGTGCGAATATTGCGAACCTGATTTTGGTGCGTGGGATGGCGCGACGGGCTGAGACCTCGATTCGAATGGCTCTCGGTGCGGCGCGGAAGAGAATCATTCGTCAGATGTTAACTGAAAGTGTGTTGCTGGCGTGCCTTGGAGGTATCGCTGGACTTGCGGTGGCGTACGCGGGAACGCGGATGCTGCTTACGCTCGCGTTTCCTGATTCTCCGGGCCTACCGATACATGCTAGCCCTTCGCTGCCGGTTCTGGGGTTTGCGTTTGGCTTGTCGCTGTTGACAGGGCTGATCTTCGGAATCGCGCCGGCCTGGATCACATCTCACTCGGAGTCTGCGGAGTCTCTTCGCGGCGCGAATCGATCGACTCGGGACAGCGCTTCTTTGCTGCAGCGATCGTTGGTGGTGACGCAGGCTGCATTGTCGCTGGTGTTGTTGGTGGGGGCCGGTCTACTAACGAGAAGTTTGAATAAGCTCGAGCATCAAGATTTTGGATTGCAGACAGAGAATCGCGTAGTGATCCATATCAGTCCGGACAATGCGGGTTATAAGCCGGATCAGTTGCAGGCTCTCTATGGAGAGATGCTGGAACGCTTCAGGGCATTACCGGGAGTCGAACGAGTGGGTTTGTCGCTTTACACTCCGCTCGAAGGCAACAATTGGGGTGAGGGCGTTACGATCCAGGGGCAACCTGAGCCTGGGCCGAAAGATCATATCGGTGCATCGTGGGATCGTGTGACCCCGGACTTCTTTCATTTGATCGGGCAACAGGTTTTGCGTGGTCGTGGAATTACCGATCAGGATACGGATACTTCGCCGATGGTGGCAGTCGTGAATGAGGCTTTCGTGAAGCGATTCTTTTCGAAGGGCGAAGACCCGATTGGCGCTCACTTCGGGTTGGATGGCGTGAAGAGCGCGGGTGAGATCGAGATCGTCGGCGTGGTGTCGGATGTGAAGTATGTCGAACCGCGTGAGGCTGTGCGGCCGATGTACTTCCGGCCATTTCTGCAGCACGCTCCACTGTCGGACAACGTCGATGTGAGGTCGCTCTTTGCGGGGGCGATCATGCTGCAGATGAGAGGACCTTCGGAGGGACTGGAGGCGCAGGTGCGGCGGACACTTGCGAATATCAATCCGAACTTGACCGTGATCAACTACAACACCTTCGGCGGTCAGATTGAGGGTCAGTTCAGCCAGGAGAAGTTGATTGCGCGGTTGACGTTGATGTTTGGCTTGTTGGCGCTGGTGCTGGCTTCGGTTGGTTTATATGGCGTGACGGCTTATACCGTAGCTCGACGAACACCGGAGATTGGGATACGGATGGCGCTCGGTGCTGGACGTGGCAGCGTGGTGAGTATGGTGCTGCGCGAGGCCATGCTGCAGGCCGGAGTGGGGCTGGCGATCGGCTTGCCTGTTGCGTTATTGTGCGTGCGATTTTTGAAGGCTCAACTGTATGGAACTGGTGGACAGGATCCTATTGTCCTTGCTGGAGCAGTTGTGGTGCTGATCGTTTCTGCGTGTGTTGCGGGGTTGATCCCGGCGCGGCGCGCGGCTTCGACTGATCCGGTCAAGGCGTTGAGGACTGAGTAA
- the ligD gene encoding DNA ligase D, with amino-acid sequence MATKKRAKPKSMVSAADAVDEQLGLYRSMRDFEVTGEPSGSAKKKFFNDQPLPFVIQKHAATRLHYDFRLGWNGVLKSWAVAKGPSYVTADKRLAVQVEDHPIDYGGFEGIIPKGQYGGGTVMVWDQGTWEPQAGHTDVDEGLRTGSLKFILHGTKMKGKWALIRMGGKAANESKPNWLLIKEHDDFERTKDEAAVTDEEPNSVVTGRGLEEIARNEDHVWNSKETARGNAWYRKDAGDAAAKGVVAENASSETVSTDKGAKSRKSKRVAGKLTVPAGAPKEKMPEFITPELALQATTPPSGTGWLHELKLDGYRVQARKDGDRVQLLTRTGLDWTHRMKTIAALVGELPVERAILDGEVVVLAENGTTSFADLQAAFQEGVKKPLSYFVFDLLHLNGHNMRDLPLIERKSLLATLLEGDGEFVRLSEHLESDGGVIFQKACEMHVEGIVSKRAASRYSSGRGGSWLKVKCVHEQEFVIGGFTLPSNGSHGVGALLLGYYDGGKLIYAGRTGTGFTQKTHRVLRNQLEELREKENPFENPPAEARRGANWVKPELVAQVNFATWTADDLVRQASFKGLREDKPANEVRREELTVAARVRGTKSASHSASTGIAAKAGGVKADTAKDVPVEAVAAKKVVGKVSKKSASENVPVRLTHPEKVLDVETQLTKQQLADYYWAIASHMLPHIEGRPVSLVRCPDGSEKPCFYQKHVNATLPPGITAVDVPDKKTGKIEPYITLSTAEALAGLAQMGVLEVHPWGSRNEDLEHPDRIIIDLDPDASIAWPRLAESAGEVRRELKELGLESFLKNTGGKGLHVVIPFVPEYDWAVIKQFTHAFVLKMEKDQPGLYLTKMSKAARKDRIFLDYLRNERGATAVAAFSPRARAGAAVSLPLDWDELKSPERIVVRVAEFEGWKGRLSRDPWKQFFKLRQQITPKMLETLKISTAA; translated from the coding sequence ATGGCTACGAAGAAGAGAGCCAAGCCGAAGTCCATGGTGTCTGCGGCGGACGCTGTGGATGAGCAGCTTGGACTCTATCGCTCGATGCGGGACTTCGAGGTCACCGGGGAGCCTAGCGGGTCGGCGAAAAAGAAGTTCTTTAACGATCAGCCTCTGCCTTTTGTGATTCAGAAGCATGCGGCTACGCGGCTTCACTATGATTTTCGGCTTGGGTGGAATGGGGTGCTGAAGAGCTGGGCTGTGGCGAAGGGACCGAGCTACGTCACGGCAGATAAGCGGCTGGCGGTGCAGGTGGAAGATCATCCGATCGACTATGGGGGCTTTGAGGGGATTATTCCGAAGGGCCAGTATGGCGGCGGCACGGTGATGGTGTGGGATCAAGGGACGTGGGAGCCGCAGGCTGGACACACCGATGTGGATGAGGGACTGCGTACGGGCTCACTGAAGTTCATCCTGCATGGGACGAAGATGAAGGGGAAGTGGGCTCTGATTCGCATGGGTGGCAAGGCTGCGAATGAGAGCAAGCCGAATTGGCTGCTGATCAAAGAGCATGATGATTTTGAGCGGACGAAGGATGAAGCCGCAGTAACCGATGAGGAACCGAACAGTGTCGTGACGGGGCGAGGTCTCGAGGAGATTGCGCGGAATGAAGATCATGTGTGGAACTCGAAGGAGACTGCGAGGGGGAATGCCTGGTATCGAAAGGATGCGGGGGATGCGGCTGCGAAAGGGGTGGTTGCGGAGAACGCTTCGAGTGAGACCGTCTCTACGGATAAAGGCGCGAAGTCTCGCAAGTCGAAGAGGGTTGCCGGGAAGTTGACGGTGCCGGCGGGTGCGCCGAAGGAAAAAATGCCTGAGTTTATTACGCCGGAGCTGGCGTTACAGGCGACGACTCCGCCTAGTGGTACTGGATGGCTGCATGAGTTGAAGCTGGATGGCTATCGCGTTCAGGCTCGCAAGGATGGGGATAGAGTTCAACTGCTGACGCGGACGGGGCTGGACTGGACGCACCGGATGAAGACGATTGCGGCTCTGGTGGGAGAGTTGCCGGTGGAGCGGGCGATTCTTGACGGCGAGGTTGTGGTGCTGGCAGAGAACGGCACCACCAGCTTTGCCGATTTGCAGGCTGCGTTTCAGGAGGGCGTGAAGAAGCCGCTTAGTTATTTTGTGTTTGATCTGCTTCATTTGAACGGACACAACATGCGGGATCTGCCGCTGATTGAGCGAAAGAGTTTGCTGGCCACACTTCTCGAAGGCGATGGTGAGTTTGTGCGGCTTAGCGAACACCTGGAGTCGGACGGCGGGGTCATCTTTCAGAAAGCTTGCGAGATGCATGTCGAGGGAATCGTCTCCAAGCGCGCTGCAAGCAGGTATTCGAGTGGGAGAGGTGGGAGCTGGCTGAAGGTAAAGTGCGTCCACGAGCAGGAGTTCGTGATTGGCGGGTTTACTTTGCCGTCGAATGGGAGCCACGGAGTTGGGGCTTTGCTGTTGGGGTACTACGACGGCGGGAAGCTGATCTATGCGGGGCGGACGGGTACAGGATTTACGCAGAAGACACACCGTGTGCTGCGCAATCAGTTGGAAGAGCTGCGTGAGAAGGAGAATCCGTTTGAGAATCCTCCGGCTGAGGCGCGTCGGGGAGCGAACTGGGTGAAGCCAGAGCTGGTGGCTCAGGTCAACTTTGCAACCTGGACCGCGGATGATCTGGTGCGCCAGGCTTCGTTTAAAGGACTGCGAGAGGATAAGCCTGCGAACGAGGTTCGGCGAGAGGAGCTGACCGTTGCGGCCCGGGTTCGCGGGACGAAAAGCGCTTCGCATTCGGCGTCGACCGGGATTGCGGCGAAGGCTGGTGGTGTAAAGGCGGATACCGCGAAGGACGTTCCTGTAGAGGCTGTCGCTGCAAAGAAAGTTGTTGGAAAAGTATCGAAGAAATCTGCTTCGGAGAATGTACCGGTGCGGTTGACGCATCCTGAGAAGGTTCTGGATGTGGAGACGCAGCTTACGAAGCAGCAACTGGCCGACTACTACTGGGCGATTGCATCGCATATGCTGCCGCATATCGAGGGCCGCCCGGTGTCTCTGGTACGTTGTCCTGATGGGAGCGAGAAGCCGTGTTTCTATCAGAAGCATGTGAACGCTACGCTGCCGCCGGGGATCACCGCGGTGGATGTACCTGATAAGAAGACGGGGAAGATTGAGCCGTACATTACGCTTTCGACCGCGGAGGCGCTGGCCGGGCTTGCGCAGATGGGCGTGCTGGAGGTTCATCCGTGGGGATCGAGGAATGAGGATCTTGAGCATCCAGACCGGATCATCATCGACCTTGACCCGGATGCTTCGATTGCGTGGCCGAGGTTGGCCGAGAGCGCCGGAGAGGTTCGTAGAGAGCTTAAGGAGCTTGGGTTGGAGAGCTTCCTGAAGAACACAGGGGGCAAGGGACTGCATGTTGTGATTCCGTTTGTGCCGGAGTACGACTGGGCAGTGATCAAGCAGTTTACCCACGCGTTTGTGTTGAAGATGGAGAAGGATCAGCCGGGCTTGTATCTGACGAAGATGAGTAAGGCCGCACGCAAAGACAGAATCTTTTTGGATTACCTGCGAAACGAACGTGGCGCAACGGCAGTGGCGGCTTTCTCTCCGCGGGCGCGTGCGGGGGCTGCGGTTTCGCTTCCGCTTGATTGGGACGAGCTGAAGTCGCCGGAACGAATTGTCGTTCGAGTTGCGGAGTTCGAAGGGTGGAAGGGGCGGTTGAGTCGCGATCCGTGGAAACAGTTCTTCAAGTTGCGGCAGCAAATTACACCGAAGATGTTGGAAACTCTGAAGATATCTACGGCTGCTTAG
- a CDS encoding Ku protein, whose protein sequence is MPRPYWSGQIQISLVSFGVKLFTATESKSEIRFHQLSRKTGERIKHQKVSGDEGKVESSDIVKGYEYRKGEYIMVEPEEIEQIRIPSKHTIEVTQFVDEGELDPEFFEKPYFVVPENDVQAEAFAVVRKALQTTKKIALGKIAFSGREHLVAVSAATDDKLPGMMAYTMRYAEELRDPKEFFEDIKKVAVDEDQLSLAKELIKRKASKFDPEKFKDEYEAALREMVEAKVKHAPIPKDEPAPASGKVINLMDALRKSVQGDEAAAGKKKAPARATAAEAQKGIELVKPAKATKPRKSA, encoded by the coding sequence ATGCCGCGTCCTTACTGGTCAGGTCAGATACAGATCTCGCTTGTTTCGTTTGGAGTCAAGCTGTTTACGGCGACCGAATCGAAGAGCGAGATTCGCTTTCATCAATTGAGTCGCAAGACGGGTGAGCGGATCAAGCACCAGAAGGTCTCGGGCGATGAGGGCAAGGTGGAGAGCTCCGATATCGTGAAGGGCTATGAGTATCGCAAGGGCGAGTACATCATGGTCGAGCCGGAGGAGATCGAGCAGATTCGAATTCCTTCGAAGCACACGATTGAGGTGACGCAGTTCGTCGATGAGGGCGAGCTTGATCCTGAGTTCTTCGAGAAGCCGTATTTTGTAGTGCCGGAGAACGATGTTCAGGCAGAGGCGTTCGCGGTTGTTCGCAAGGCTCTGCAGACGACGAAGAAGATTGCGCTGGGGAAGATTGCTTTCAGTGGGCGCGAGCACCTGGTGGCGGTGTCGGCTGCCACTGACGACAAGCTGCCGGGCATGATGGCGTACACGATGCGTTATGCGGAGGAGCTTCGCGATCCCAAGGAGTTTTTCGAAGACATCAAGAAGGTCGCGGTGGATGAAGATCAGCTCTCGCTGGCGAAGGAGCTGATCAAGCGCAAAGCGTCGAAGTTTGACCCGGAGAAGTTCAAGGACGAGTACGAGGCTGCGTTGCGCGAGATGGTTGAGGCGAAGGTAAAGCATGCGCCGATTCCGAAGGATGAGCCTGCACCTGCATCGGGCAAGGTTATTAACTTGATGGACGCGCTGCGGAAGAGTGTGCAGGGCGACGAGGCGGCTGCGGGTAAGAAGAAGGCTCCGGCAAGGGCCACGGCGGCGGAAGCGCAAAAGGGTATCGAGCTGGTGAAGCCTGCAAAGGCGACCAAACCGCGTAAGTCGGCGTAG